From the genome of Calliopsis andreniformis isolate RMS-2024a unplaced genomic scaffold, iyCalAndr_principal scaffold0022, whole genome shotgun sequence:
accgtccttttctatattccgtatgaagcaaaatatcggctcaaggcgtattcagtagagatttactgatgcataaaattgtaattgatgtggcaacagtgtgacaggactttcctacgatgcgatttggcaattataccttcgcacttctcatttgtaattcaacaggataacgctagatgccacattatcaaatgtcgcatgtgtaaattatatgttttcactaatgcccgttttttcgcaacagcgcttcgatcgattcggagtaggccccgaaggagtctgcccccttaaaggTAATCCCTCAATTTACTGTAGCTATATTCAGATCTGTACACTATACTCGCGCATACGCACTGAAAACTAGGACCTCAGAAACGCCTGAGTTTCGCCTCTGTAAGAATCCTCTGTGATTAATGATACTTCTGCTCTACCGGTAAAATCACAATTGCGTAGTAACAAATGTTTATGAAACTTGTCGCTGTGTGGCGTATACATTTCGGAATTCAATATTAAATCAGAAATCTTTTAACACATTATTTTAAAGTGCAGTGTCATCTCTACGCCTTGTAACGTAAATTGGTCGCGTATCCAAGTTTTGTGTACATATTAGAACGAAATACGTTTACTTGAAAGATTAAACATGTCGGGAGGAGCACTTTTTGGAAATAATACTTCTCGCAGTACTTCTAAAAATTTGGTTGAATTTAAAGCCGGGAAAATGACCATGAAAGGAAAGACAGTGTATCCAGATACACGGAAAGGTCAGCTTTACGTTTATCAATCAGACGACTCTTTGATGCATTTTTGTTGGAAAGATCGAACGACAGGGTTTGTTGAAGATGtaagaatattttattgtactctTTTATTAAACTTTCGTATTAATGACAAATTTGTATTAATCATTTAATCTGTGCACTTGAAGTCTTTCGTAATTTCTATACGGGATTTTCTTTTTATAGGACCTAATTATTTTtcctgatgattgtgaatttaaGCATGTTCCTCAGTGTAAAACTGGAAGGGTATATTTGTTACGATTCAAGTcatcaaataaaaaattctttgtTTGGCTTCAGGTAAGATATGTTCTTTTACTATTGCTACTCATGATTATTGTTaaagaactgttctatgtaaCTTGAAGTGTAAAAAGTAACAATCAGACATGAATAAGAAATATCTCAAGATAAAAATCACAGAGtaacattttaaatacaatgcTGGAAGCCAGCAAATATTGAATGAATACAGTTTTACTTATAGTTAAGTTCTGAAGATATtccaacaaaaatatttttaatattacataGGTATCATATTTTTGGTAATTATTCAAAATAGAGGTCACTCTGCAAATTGCAATGGCCTTGAAGTATGCTGTCAATATCTATGTCCTAAGTAATTTCACTGATACATATAACTAACATTTAACCTTGGTTTCCAAAATATTCATAAGAATCCTTGTTGGGTACATAGTTAACATTACGTGATTTATGAAGAATGTTGGATGTGATTAACTTCTTAGTAATAGTATGTATTTTATACAAATTCTTATTTTTTCTTACATCATTTTCAAATACATATAATATGTACAATACGAAGGATTCATTTAGAGAAATTCTTCTATATAATTCCTTGTTAATTATATCATCTACAGGGTATTTCCAAACATATGGGCCTTTTTGGAAAGTAGATTATAACACGAAGATATGTACATTCAGAAAcatttagttttttagttatgcaTTATTCCATATTGCATATGgtgtaataatttttttaagatCCATGAACATACACTACTCATTTAAGGGGTCAGAGAAATTCTGGGCCTAACAGAGTCTTAAAGCAGATAACACATTATGCAGGCCACCTCCTACTGCAACTATATAGCTAAGGTCCATGGTATATGGTTTGACTATGGCCTGTTCATGGTTTTCAGGtttacaatatacatattaGTATCGCTATTGAGTATATAccaagaatgtcatcaattgttACCCAGGATTGCCAAAACTTTAATTTGGCACTGGTTCAGCGCTCTAAAAGTATATATGTTTGTGAGACCTGTTAATAAGGTGACACTTAGGAGGATAAATTAACTAAATAATTGCCAACAATGAATATTGTTCCTTTCTCAAAAATAGTGCATTTTATTTGTCTGCATCATAAACCTTGTCTTAATAATTGTGTGGGAGTATGTGGGTTCATATTTAAAGGTTGCGTTTGAAAGATTAATATTCTTCAGATTGTTTCGAATAAttctttgtttattgaataagcTAAATTGAGATAGACTGAGAATATATGTTGTCGCCATGGAGCTAGGGCCTGATAGGGATGATGGTTATAGTCACTGTTCATGACAAAATGTCATAAAATTCTGTTCCAAATGTGTGAGATGAGACCCCCTCCCCTCTCACGCACGCACGCAGGCATATGTAATGAAATATCCTGTTTATATAATTTAAGGATTGACAGTATACAACTATAAGTAAAACATAATTTAATAAATGCATaggttaaaatataaatatcctttatttaatattttattttattttattttatttttttttttgcaggATCTTAAAACAGACAAAGATGAAGAATattgtaaaaaaattaatgaagtACTTAATAATCCACCCACTCCTGGGTCACAAAGAAGTGAAAATGCAAATCCAGAAGGAGATCTCCAAAACATATTAAGCAATATGTCACAACAACAATTAATGCAATTGTTTGGTGGCGTAGGTCAAATTGGTGGTGTTGGACAAATTGGTGGTCTAGGTAGTTTATTGGGTACAACAAATAGACCTTATGCTTTACAAAGTACCAGAGCTCCTACAACTACCGCATCAACTAGAGTTACTACAAATGCTTCAAGATCGACAATACAATCAATGTCTTCATCAGCATCCAGTAATAATACCCCTGCACCAAATGGTGagtaaatttattttataaataatatacgCTGATTCACATAAATTTTTATCTAGCTGATAAACAACCAACAAAAGCATCAACTTCGTCGACGCCTGGAGGAGCAAGTACTAATAACAAAATACAGCTTAGTGATCTTCAGAATTTCTTATCAGAAATTCCAACACCAGCGAACACAGAATCCGTTGTTCAGGTAATATCTTACTttctttaatttaatatttatatttacttaCATTATATTTAATATACGTTTAGTTTTCAGCACTCTATGAACTTATTAACATTTAATTATACCTTAATATGGATatagtatataaataattaAGAGGGTCTTCTTTCTTATGCTTCTTACGATAATTTATTGTTTTATTCAATACAGATAATAAAAGTTTATGATTTAGTGATTTAAAAAAACTTTGTATATACGTACACAGAATATTAACAAAAGTTTGGGATACTTTCGCAGGGCAGGTCATGAAcattaaaataagaaaaaaagttCATATACAGATATTCCTTATAacactttttttttttagttacACACTATTTTTgtatcatcttcaatactgcctCAGAAAGCATACAAAATAACAGAAACGTGTAACACGTTTtatcattcttcattttatcatctatttattttaatacatgaaatcacattttaaataaaatttctaatatttattGTCGATTCTCATGTATTTTTGTCGTATAAATGCAAGATGTAGCAAATATGTATTTGAAATATTGGAAAAGGTGGTAAGGGTGCCCAagtaaaattcaaaatacatttgacaaactgtccaatctgtcccCATTTTACAGTAACGTTGGACTACTTTCTTCAATTTCGGGTCACTTAAATATAATTTAAGGGGATAGACCTGGATATGTAGGGACGATGACATTACCAGCAAAATTAGGTAAACACAGAGGTTTACGCAattacacttttcgtccttacagTAGAAGATTTTGAGCTGGGACGGGCTCATTCGATAGAACCCTAGAGTTCAATCGAGTGCGCTCTGGTCGTGATTTAGCTAAATTTTGCTGATATTCAGTAATACGAATATTCAAAGTaaagtaaaaattgaaaacttcaCAATTACGAAATCAAAGCATTTTTAggtaatttagagattgttctgagcaAAATCATGACCACAGCCCACTTGATTGAACCTTTCTCTAccgaatgagcccttttccagttaataatcttttaatataaggacgaaaaatgTTATGGACTTCGGGCAGTGCTTTTTGCCAAATTAGGGATAAAACAGACTGAAAAaaagtgacaagtttagttcaGCTGATGCACATTAGGCGGCGTCTAACTGGGCCCGTGATGCCCAGATCTGGTACGCGAGTTACTGAGAATGTGCCCCTACACTACACATACTATCGTACGAGCTGCGTGTGTTGTTTATATCCCACAGGAAATCTCGTGGAATGTCGTTCCGAGTTCCGAGCTGACATTCTGAGGCTTCAACAGAAggtgagctcggcggttcggcCGCTTCTGACAGCTTCGGACAGAAGCTTGAAAGCTTAGGTCTAAGTCACCGGTAAGTAGCATAAGCTACACggaattttttaaatgttacagatattttcactttcctACTCGGAAGGAGTCTTGTCGTTGAAATCCCCAAaaagttttatgaaattttgagtctACATatcaaatgatgatattctgtggaaTATATCGCTAATGCGTATTTTTTATGaccaattaaattaaaacaaatttatcTACAAGATGATACAACCGAGAAGGGGCGATTCTACATATAATAATAAACCGAAAATAAAGAATACGTACTATATAAAGTATATGTACTGATAAGATATTTACTAATAATTGTATTGTTTTACATGTACCATttacattacaaaataagtTGTTGAAAGTACAGTCCTTGTTAATACAtacaaacttttgttcttagaaTCAGAGAATCGCGTACTGAATCGCATAACATCATTCTATCTCTTTGTGATTCGAAGAACaaggatttatattgtacgtaTATCAATAAGAATGGCACTTTCAAGAATGTATTCTGTAATGTAAATGTGAAataatacaattattaataaaaaataggCAAGTGTACGCATACTAGACGAATttgtaaattcaattttcccgaAAATTAAGTGTCTTATAAGAAaactttatttcttattttcggTTTAAATATTTCTACAGATAATAGAATCACCTCTTTCCCGGTTGTATGTATTACGCATCCTCCCTCACTTTGTATCAGAGTTGGACATTACTCGAATTAAcattttgaataaatttttattcatagGATCCTCGAATGAGAATTACGAATGAAACGAAATTATGTGAAAATAACGGATAACTTTTAATTCGAATAGACTACTTATTCAAACAAATTATTAAGTATTTTGCAATGATATTTACATGTGCCAATACTGCTTAGTCCAGaacgtttaaaaatttatttgcgAATTATGAATAACAATTCTTTttgataaaaaattattcattaGTTCTGAATAAATCTGTACTGTCATCCATTACTCGAGAATAAAGTGTATaaatttattctttattttttatctcTTATTTCTAAATAAGACTTGCTCAACTCTGACTCCTTATAGTTAGAATTTCATGATATTCTGAAAGATGGTGGTTGAATATCTGCGGATGATAGTTAATTTCTAATGACAGGTCCTAGGTTCGATACATAGCATGGAAAgaactttttttaaaatatttaaattacatgtaacattatttcacaaatataatttttttatacaaatttttaattgtaaATGTATATGTAAGCGATATATTTGAATTTCTACAAGCAACCTTAAAAATTGAGTTGTATTAACTGTTGTGAAAATGTTACGTATATTACTTGTACATGGTTAAATTGTTCATTGTTAATTTCAAACACCTATATGTAATTCTAATTCTCCGTAAAATCTACATACACATACATGTACATGTATGTGCACGTATTTATTCACGTAGACACgtatttataaatgaaaattcGTATTAAAAAAGTTgcaatatttatgaaataattttatgtgcaatagtttaaatattttaaaaaagaaaagtgaAAATTGATTTTCCATGCTGAGAATGATTTGCTGAATGATTTGATTTGCCACTCAGAAAGAAACTATTATCTGCGGTTGTCCAACCGCCTTCCTTGAGAAATTATCTTCTAAACATATATCTAtagacttgttttaattgttcataaaaaaatGCATATTGGCATATCATATTCTACAGAATGTCATCGATTGATCTTCACACTTGTCTCTCAAAATGTTATAAAAATCTCTGCGATTTTCACCGAAAAGTCCCCTTCTAACATAAGTCGGAAAGTGAAAATTTAAGGGCAATCGTGGAAGTCGCATGACTTGTGGTTCGTGTCGCTTGCTGGCGACTTGTACAATTGAATATAatgtttcaagagtgagagagcaAGGCTAACATTTGCCTCCTCTCTCGACTTTccgaagctattcgaagtggtccgAGGGGCCGGGCTTATGTCACGCGTCTAGCGCAGTagtgtgtgtagtggagggggaattaCAATGTGGTTCTATCTCGCATTCAGTAAGCAGCCACGTATCTGTAggtaatactattcctgtaacgTAAACTGTAACAGTAGATACTGACctggcaatctcgaaaagtcacgtgactactctACCCCCTTAAGTAAAACTACAAAAGTAAAAAATCATAAATTTGAATtcagttttttaattattatattattatttacatAAAAAGAGAAAATATAATACATGTGCAATATATGAATGGTGCATATCATACATAGGATGTTTAAGAAAAAGGGTTTGAGACTTTAAGAGGTTATAGTACGTATTGAGAAAAGTCATAAATGTTTAACACGTTCAACGTCGTGCTGCACAGTGTGATATTTCTATAATCTAGGAGAATTTAGTTCCAAAATTGAATGTTGTTAGAAAATTTCCTAATTATTCTTAATTTGAAAGTAATAACTCAGTGACCCAAAATGAGTAGTttctttaatattatatttcattCAAATAAGACAAACGTGCCTTAAGCGAAACCATCTAAGTATATACAGGATAAAGATTAAAACTTGTCGAAACAATAATATCTGTAATTGATCTTTattgtttatatatttattttgacgATTATTCCACTCTTTAAGGAATGTTTTcaatatattttgtttattacatAAATTTCACTATATGGGTTTCATTGAGCCCATATTCATTTCACCTTGGGCTTCATTGAGCTTCTAAATTAAAATCTCATTTGCTAGAAAGTAAAAAAAGACTTGCGTCTATTTGCGAACTTGAGAGctctcttttatttttaaattaagttCGACTATTTCTGATACCGTCTTACGTTGTGATTATCGATGTGATTTTTTTAGGGAGATAGTTTAATGGTAATTTTGGGGGATTTAATTCTCACGACTTTTTTCTATATGCATTCGagttataatattatataactAACGTTTAATAAGTCTATTGTATATTTGGTTTTGGTTTTAGTCCTAAATGTACTCACGAAagattatttgaaatttcataAAATCACCAAGTCGTGTTAAAACACTTATAAAATACTAAGTAATTATCATAAAGTATATGATAAAAAAATGGATAAACGTCTTTGAGAATTAAATCCCTCTAAATTATCGAAATGTCACGTTGTGCATCAGTTCCTAGGAACTGGCCTTATAGACGGCTGTCCCCATTTAACAGCAGAATGCAGCGTGAATGGAACGCTGAGCAAAATAGGATTGGCGTTCAATGTGTTAATTAACGTAGGCTCTAAAAGTAGTCCTTTCGATGTAAAATTAACTTCATAGCTGCAAACGTAGTGCAAACCTTCATATTTGTTAGAGTAGATTTTCGATATTATTATGTCTTCTTTTGATTGTAATACAGTACTCTCTCGATAGCAGGCCTTTGGAATTACGCGTTAGTAGTATCTACGGGCTCTATCCCCACTCTTAGCGGGGGGACCCCTTGAATCGGGTAGGATTTTGGTATCTGTTTGCCTACGCTAGTATATCTATGTTCTGTATAGGTGAGACAATATTAATTTACTATtaaaatttctatatttttaatttttcatcaaTGAAAATTTCATAAACTGATTAATGAgatttttctgattaaaatgataccaaatacGAGATAATTTCGATTATATTTATTTACTAATGTATGAAAGCATTTTCCGAACACAAGGAATGAATTTGTCAATGTGAGTAAAATACATAGGGAAATCAAAAACGTGAAAATGTTTTTCCTAAACGTTATGGGTTTCACAAACCGATTGTACGCTTTGAACAGTTTTGTTTTTCGTCTCCGCTGTCACTTACAGTGGGGGACAAAAGTATTCGTACACttggaatatagaaataaaaacaatattttttatattattaattatatttaaacATATGTAGCTGTATATTATACATAACACTTATAACAACATGAGCGAAAGACAAAGCCAATAACATTATTTAGTAACTTAAAATGAATAGAAATTCACATGACCGTAAGAAATTGCCGGGACAAAAGTATTCGTACAGTATCATTTATgttcataaacacaacagttacgATGGAATCAGGACATTTCGAGCAATGTAATCATTGCATTAGTAGATGGCATGTTAGTTTAGTTAGTCTAGTCGTGGCGAGTAGATGTTAACACTAAATATTTACAATATGGGGAGAAAACGCAATGAAACAACGTTCAAAGAAAGACAAATTATTGTACGATTATACGAAGAAGGTAAATGATATAGAAGTATATCAGAAATAGTAGAAAGAAGTCGATCAACTGTACAGAGTATAATAAATAAGTATAAAAAAGAAGGTACGTTACGGAATAAAGAAAGAACTGGTAGACCCCGGAAACTAACTACTAGAGAAGAGCGTAAAATTGTccgaattattaaaaaaaaaccaGATACTAGTGCATCAGAAATTGCATCACACCTTCAGGAATATATGCATAAGGAAGTTCATCCAAAAACAGTACGAAGAGTGCTGCATCGGGCAGGATACAACAGCAGAGTTGCGAGGAGAAAACCACTCATcagcaaagtaaataaaaaaaagagatTCGCAAAAGAATACATAAACGCTAGCAACGACTTTTGGAAGAACGTAATATTTTCCGACGAgtcaaaatttaatatttttgagtCGGATGGTCATAAAAAAGTGTGGCGGAGAGCTAATACTGCATTGGATCTCAAAAATATGCAACCGACAACGAAACACGGAGGTGGTAGTGTGATGGTGTGGGGGTGTATTTCGGCTTCTGGAGTCGGCAATTTAgtaataatagacagaataatgGATAAACatctatatttaaatattctaaaaGCAAATTTACAAGAAAGTGCAGATAAATTAGGTATTGGGAAAACATTTTACTTTCAGCAAGACTGTGACCCGAAACATACAGCCTATATAGTGCGTCAGTGGTTATTGTATAATACTCCCTACATGTTAGTAACTCCCCCGCAATCACCTGACTTAAATCCAATCGAACACGTATGGGCGAAACTCGAAAAAAACTTATGAAAACACGACATAACATCGCAAGAACAgttaaaagaaatattaaaaagagaATGGTGTAATATAGAACCTGACTTCATTAAAAATTTAGTGttatcaatgcccaatagattaCATGAAGTAATTCGTCAGAAGGGGTATCCTACAAAGTATTAATTGAGAATATTCCCGTTTAATTAATTGctacaattataataactaaaTGTACGAATACTTTTGTCCCGGCAATTTCTTACGGTTGTGTGAATTTCTATTCATTTCAAGTTACTAAATAATGTTATTGGCTTTGTCTTTTGCTCATTTGTTGTTATAAGTGTTATGTATAATATACAGCTACATATGTttgaatataattaataatataaaaaatattattgtttttatttctatattccaaGTATACGAATACTTTTGTCCCCCACTGTATATGTTTTTTAGCTCAGATATTACAGCAAGCGAAAATGAAACCAAGCATGGCATAATTTGAACCATTTGTAAATTATGGAGAGCGATATGTACGTAATGAAAGAAATGTTAACATTCGTTAAACTGGTAAATATAATTCAAATCATATCATGTTTGGTAACATTTCAATCACAAAATTCTCCTCAGTATGacgatgaaatttttatttataaaagatCAAAAATGAAAAAGTTTATACTTTTTAATGATGTTACGTTagagtcattccacgcgaaatcgggcacgtttcggagcaagttcttgtaatttgctcaaatttgaatatgttgtagtctttaacgatatttaaacgtgccctaaaggatttttcaaaattttgaaaattgtcgattttacagctgtttgaagttaagtgctaccttttttttaaaaaattatagctattgaactagtaagcggatggagatgaactttacggtgcttatagagaaaacattgaagtttgtaaaaaaaattatttcatttaaaaaaacttgttttttaatcacctttcttgcaattattttaaacaaatgcaggtttttaagatgatgcgcgattttaaaaatctgaaaaaaaaggagaatatagtttgatccttccccttgatggacaaactttcaaaaagatggacattttaaaattggccctgtgaaaattgccaaaagttgacgctgcgtcgagtcgcactgctgtggcgggcgcgtcgtcgctagcagcctactcgactccagcgggcgaacgtgcgttattatttggaatcaaggcgacttcacccaacattactctacattatctccgagcatttgcaaggtttaatacaatcaataaatattggtaactcaatcttcgtcttattcttgaaaacataaatataatctcttaaatcctagctttcatttcgaagattttggtattaatgcagaatggcacttttttgcaacttcacatggcaaaaatgaatgtgaacttgtcaataagtatcattgacaaagagtgagttaccaatatttgccgccttgatcgcaaataataacgcacgttcgtccgctggacacgagtaggctgccagcgacgacgcgcccgccacagtagtgcgactcgacgcagcgtcaactttcagcaattttcacagggccaattttaaaatgtccatctttttgaaagtttgtccatcaaggggaaggatcaaactatattctccttttttttcagatttttaaaatcgcgcatcatcttaaaaacctgcatttgtttaaaataattgcaaaaaagatgattaaaaaacaagtttttttaaatgaaataattttttttacaaacttcaatgttttctctataagcaccgtaaagctcatctccatctgcttactagttcaatagctataattttttaaaaaaaaggtagcacttaacttcaaacagctgtaaaatcgacaattttcaaaattttgaaaaatcctttagggcacgtttaaatatcgttaaagactacaacatattcaaatttgagcaaattacaagaacttgctccgaaacgtgcccgatttcgcgtggaatgacccgttaGTGTTGTCTCATCGATGCGTAGGCATTTAAACCTCTTCGAGACTTCGACTCTCagtccctctctctctttcaatCACTGTCCTTTTCTGCAAGAAAAACAAACCGCAGATCCTCATTTCGAAGTAATCTGACGCCGAAATTCGTATTAACCTACTCGATAGTAGGATCGATCCAGTCTCAAAGTTGATACCACTATCGCGAAAATACTATACAAAACTCACATCTACATACTATAGATGGACATGCACTCACTATTCGTTGCCGTTATGTCAGCACATTTATCAGCAATTAGCAGACGAAAGTTTTTAACCGAGTTTTTAATAAGAAATCTAGAAGATTCAAGTCAAGTTAACCAAGGAGACGATTCTGCTGGATCTTCCCCTATCCACCTCTCCCCAGAGGGTTTAACTTAAATGTTGctttataaattgaataatgtgATGGAACTTCAAAAACTTGAAACACCATGCAGAATGTCGTTCACTGTGGCAAATTATCTAGTCATGAAATCATTTTcagtaaattattaattaaaatgaaaCAATAGCTTGCATCCGTTATTCTGTGTGGTAGAAAAATTAGTTCTAGAAGTCAGTCTCCAAaaattatgattcatatatttaAAGAAAATCTATCTCGATGCTCTAATTCAATAATTGCATAAGAATTTTTATCTAGCCATTCATAGGTACTACACAAATTTGTAATCCCATTTCTTATAAATCCAACGTTGTTAATAGAGTATGGTGAGAAGGAAGTTCAAGTTTTTAGTATATTCTGTTAAGGGGGTGTACAGTTAATACGTATAACTCGTTCCTGGAATATTGTGTACAATCCTCAAAGCATGTTTTTCCTTATTCCCAGTAGAAACAGATCATGATCGGCCAGAGTCAGCGCGGTAAGACGTGAAAGAACCAAATTTATATAAACGTTGGTGAAGCATTTGAAACAGTTCAAAAGACGGAGAACGACGATTACGATATTTTTCTGCACACAAATGACGACTACATAAGCATTCCTATTAGCAAGGTcatacataaaatacaccattttCGCCATTCACTCAATTCGCCATTTTCATATTAGAATGCTAAGTAGATATTGTTTATCACATGACTGAAGATTTGTACTCAGTTTACGTTTATGAAGTAATTTTGTTTGATATTACTAAAAAACTTATCTTGATAACTTTATAATCTAATGTACTACTTTTGAGCTATttcctgtgtttatattgaatgtaTTGCAAAAAGACTCATTTACGATATCAAATACTCGTAAATAATAAAAGTTCATTTTACATTAAAAGGATTGCTTTTAAAATCTATGTTAATTAGGTATTGTTTACTCTTCTCAGTGTTTACTTTAACTTCTTAAAGTCTTGAAACCTTTTTTAAACACTGTGTATAATTTATAAACATTAATGATAAATTCTTAGGAACCATGTAATGACATTTCATTCAAGGTCTAACGTATAATTTGTAAGAAAAAGTTGTTTGTGTTTCTTTGCTACTTTTGTTTTAGCTTATCCTAATGCCACTGTTATCAGGAATATAATAATGTCCTTGATAATGCAGTTGGATAACATACGAACATGTTCAGtgtgttaaaaatattatacttaGCAGTTTTAAGGAAAGCAAATATATTTTGTTTGCGTTGACAAATATTATCAAAAActgattaatttttatttacatttttaacagtgAGTACTTTCATATTCAAAACTGGATGTGATTGTTTTTGTAACTTCGTTATTTGtatcatttttaaaatataacaaTCAGTTTTCCGTATTTACTTATTTTTTGTTACACTAAATTAATGACATTATAATTGTTTGCTGTATAGGATGTCTAATGATTTTATGGAGTcatttaaatataataattgcTTAAAATGTATGATAATACCTTTTTGTTTTCTGACTGTTACATACTTAATATGTTTTAATGTTTTCTGaggtataatgtaaataatacgCGAAGTTATTCGTATATAGGGTGAGCTACCATAATTTAACACTTAACTTACTTCTTCAGTTTTCATAGTCAGGAAAAAATGTGTATTGTTTAGTGAGACATACTGACTGattgaattcaatttt
Proteins encoded in this window:
- the Rpn13 gene encoding regulatory particle non-ATPase 13 isoform X4, translating into MSGGALFGNNTSRSTSKNLVEFKAGKMTMKGKTVYPDTRKGQLYVYQSDDSLMHFCWKDRTTGFVEDDLIIFPDDCEFKHVPQCKTGRVYLLRFKSSNKKFFVWLQDLKTDKDEEYCKKINEVLNNPPTPGSQRSENANPEGDLQNILSNMSQQQLMQLFGGVGQIGGVGQIGGLGSLLGTTNRPYALQSTRAPTTTASTRVTTNASRSTIQSMSSSASSNNTPAPNASTSSTPGGASTNNKIQLSDLQNFLSEIPTPANTESVVQSGQAGPVIRQFGLGADAVNAAANGNVQEFFTALESEVKTGEEQTQQGQEDKNTKQTSPTSSPDKKDDDDEGMALD
- the Rpn13 gene encoding regulatory particle non-ATPase 13 isoform X1; translated protein: MSGGALFGNNTSRSTSKNLVEFKAGKMTMKGKTVYPDTRKGQLYVYQSDDSLMHFCWKDRTTGFVEDDLIIFPDDCEFKHVPQCKTGRVYLLRFKSSNKKFFVWLQDLKTDKDEEYCKKINEVLNNPPTPGSQRSENANPEGDLQNILSNMSQQQLMQLFGGVGQIGGVGQIGGLGSLLGTTNRPYALQSTRAPTTTASTRVTTNASRSTIQSMSSSASSNNTPAPNADKQPTKASTSSTPGGASTNNKIQLSDLQNFLSEIPTPANTESVVQRGVATELNHVIRETFSTSESWERALGPHLPPGDCLSGAICSPQFFQALSMFWSALQSGQAGPVIRQFGLGADAVNAAANGNVQEFFTALESEVKTGEEQTQQGQEDKNTKQTSPTSSPDKKDDDDEGMALD
- the Rpn13 gene encoding regulatory particle non-ATPase 13 isoform X2, translating into MSGGALFGNNTSRSTSKNLVEFKAGKMTMKGKTVYPDTRKGQLYVYQSDDSLMHFCWKDRTTGFVEDDLIIFPDDCEFKHVPQCKTGRVYLLRFKSSNKKFFVWLQDLKTDKDEEYCKKINEVLNNPPTPGSQRSENANPEGDLQNILSNMSQQQLMQLFGGVGQIGGVGQIGGLGSLLGTTNRPYALQSTRAPTTTASTRVTTNASRSTIQSMSSSASSNNTPAPNASTSSTPGGASTNNKIQLSDLQNFLSEIPTPANTESVVQRGVATELNHVIRETFSTSESWERALGPHLPPGDCLSGAICSPQFFQALSMFWSALQSGQAGPVIRQFGLGADAVNAAANGNVQEFFTALESEVKTGEEQTQQGQEDKNTKQTSPTSSPDKKDDDDEGMALD
- the Rpn13 gene encoding regulatory particle non-ATPase 13 isoform X3, with the translated sequence MSGGALFGNNTSRSTSKNLVEFKAGKMTMKGKTVYPDTRKGQLYVYQSDDSLMHFCWKDRTTGFVEDDLIIFPDDCEFKHVPQCKTGRVYLLRFKSSNKKFFVWLQDLKTDKDEEYCKKINEVLNNPPTPGSQRSENANPEGDLQNILSNMSQQQLMQLFGGVGQIGGVGQIGGLGSLLGTTNRPYALQSTRAPTTTASTRVTTNASRSTIQSMSSSASSNNTPAPNADKQPTKASTSSTPGGASTNNKIQLSDLQNFLSEIPTPANTESVVQSGQAGPVIRQFGLGADAVNAAANGNVQEFFTALESEVKTGEEQTQQGQEDKNTKQTSPTSSPDKKDDDDEGMALD